From the Marivivens sp. LCG002 genome, the window ACCGCCATCGTTTTGGGCGGCATGGGCGATACCGCACTCTTCGTCGTCTTTTTGCTTTCGATCCTCGGGGTCTTCATGACGCCCGGATTGGCGGCGGGAAATTTGAACGCCATCGCTCTTGTCCCCTTGGGCCATGTCGCGGGCACCGCAAGTTCTGTGATCGCCTCCATTTCGACCTTGGTCGGGGCGATGGCCAGTATTCCCGTAACGCTAATGTTCGACGGCACGCCCGTGCCCCTCATGCTGACGGCAACGGTAACGACCTTGATCGCGGTCTTCGTCTCGCGCAAGCTTACGGACCCTACGAGCCCTGCGCCTCTGCCTGTTTCGGGCCATACCGTCTAACCGCAATTGACACCGCAGAGCGGTCAGGCACATTCGCCGTCGATACAGGGAGTGCAGGATGAATACCTTCAACGCAGAGCTAGAGACCCGTCTTTGCCGCTATGCCGCCATCGACAGCCAATCGGACGCCGATAGCGCGTCGAGCCCGTCTACGGACATTCAGTTCGGGATGCTCAATCTCTTGCGGGACGAGCTTGTCGAAATCGGTGCCCAAGAGGTGACGCTGACCGATTACGGCACCGTACTTGCAACCATTCCCGCGACCTGCGACGGCCCCACGATCGGATTTCTGGCCCATGTGGACACCGCCCCCCAGTTCAACGCCACGGGCGTCAAACCCCGCGTGATCAAGGGATACAACGGCGGCACTATTACCTTTCCCGACAATCCCGAGCTTTCCATGTCGCCCGAGCAGTTTCCTTATCTGGCCCAAAAGGTCGGCGAGGACCTGATCACGGCCTCGGGGCTGACGCTTCTCGGGGCGGACGACAAAGCAGGGGTCGCCATCATCATGACAGCCGCGCGCCATTTGCTCGCGAACAAGGATATTCCGCACGGCAAAATCAGGATTGCCTTTACGCCTGACGAGGAAATCGGTCGTGGCGTGGATGCGGCATTGCCAAAAGACCTTGGCGTCGATTGGGCCTATACCTTTGACGGTGGTGCCAAAGGCGAGATCGAATTCGAGACCTTTTCCGCAGATGGAGCCGTGATCACGATCAACGGCGTCTCGATCCATCCTGGTTATGCAAAAGACAAACTCGTCAATGCCACGCATCTGGCCGCCAAGATTGTTCAAACCCTGCCGCAATGGTCGATGACCCCCGAAACCACCAGCGGTCGCCAAGGTTTCGTCCATGTGGTG encodes:
- the pepT gene encoding peptidase T, coding for MNTFNAELETRLCRYAAIDSQSDADSASSPSTDIQFGMLNLLRDELVEIGAQEVTLTDYGTVLATIPATCDGPTIGFLAHVDTAPQFNATGVKPRVIKGYNGGTITFPDNPELSMSPEQFPYLAQKVGEDLITASGLTLLGADDKAGVAIIMTAARHLLANKDIPHGKIRIAFTPDEEIGRGVDAALPKDLGVDWAYTFDGGAKGEIEFETFSADGAVITINGVSIHPGYAKDKLVNATHLAAKIVQTLPQWSMTPETTSGRQGFVHVVDMTGTSTQMVIRLILRDFEREGLEAKGQMVRDVCAAVAATEPRAEITCEIKAQYRNMRYWLEKDMTPVDLAREAARDLGLDPLSVPIRGGTDGSRLTEMGVPCPNLFTGMQNIHGPLEYVSVQDMAAATDLCLAIARRAAQK